The genomic segment ACGAGTGTCAAAACTCGGGCGCTCGAGTTGTTGTCCGCAGCATCTGTGTCATCCATGTCCATGGGCTGCGGCGGTGATAGATCTGGTGGTGGGTAAAATTAACAAggacataaaataaaataaaataaaataataaaaacaaaatgaatgctaaagaaaataaattgtgggttgcctcccacacagcgcttggtttaacgtcatcAGCCCGACTATACCAATCTTGTTCATGGTGGATCGTATGATATCTTGGAAgccttgagttttatgttttgaCCATCAACCGCCATGGTCAGTTTTCCTTGTCTCAAATCAATGACGGCTCCAGCAGTAGCCAAAAATGGTCGTCCTAAAATAGCACGAACATTCTGACTTTTCCCCatgtcaagcaccacaaaatctgcTAAGAGCCTTATTTTATCAATCTtaagttcaacatcttccacaatACCCAGCGGTGTCCTAACCGATTTATCCGCCATCTGCAAGCTTAGTCCTGTGGGCTTTATCCTACTCAATCCAAGTTTCTCGTAAAGGAAACTTGGCATTATGTTCACACTTGCTCCTGAATCACAGATGGCTTTTTCCACTAACTGACCCCCTATTTCACATGGTACGACGAATTCCCCAGGGTCTTGTAGCTTCTGAGGAAAACCTCCTTGCCTCCCCTTATCATCTTCTTCAGTAAAAGCCACCTCTTCCTGCTCTACAGACTGAATGTTAGattgtaggttcttgagatcttcaagacctttttttcttttgaaactcaGCTTTCAATTGTAAAAATCTTTGTGGGTAGGGAAGTAACGaaatatcaatgcattgatCAAAATCATAACTCTTACCTTTCTTACCTCGACTCCCTTTGCTTGGAGTCGGCTGATCAACTTTCTCTTCTCTGCTTACTACTCCAATCTCTTCATGCTGTATAAAAATGGCATTCACCTCTCTCAGATTTGGTTCTGCGGTCTTTTGCACTGCGCCTGATGGTTGAGATGTGAGTTGCTTCGTTATCTGCCCCACTTGcgattcaaggattttcaaggTAGCACCAATACTCGCCATGTGTGTCTCAAGGTTGTCAAGCCTAGACTCAGTCCTAGACATCCTCTTACCAGATTCAGAAACGAATGTCCCAACCAAGTCCTCAAATGATGGCttcccttccccatttgatgtattgaaccccggtggaggattcaatacATTCTTGTTATTTGcgtaagaaaaattttcatggtttCTCAAACCatgatgataagtattagggggaaGGTTACCTCTATATCCTCCATAGCCTCCAAAGTTTTTGTTGGTGACGTACTGCACCTCTTCAGGAACTTGCAATTCTTCAACAACAAACGATTGTCCCTCAGTGTTTGATGTACTCACTTTATTCATGGTTGCTAACTGTGTAGTTAATGCTGATACTTGCGCAGTGAGTGATGTGATAGGATCCACGGCATAAACTCCAGACGTCCTCTTTattcctgacctctcagacgaccattggtagctattaatagtcatctgctcaagcaagtcgtaggcttgagcaggagatttggcaaagatcgtgccacctGCCGCTGCATCCACAGTTGTACGCGTTTGACCATTCAATCCATTATAGAAAAGTTCGATTTGTACCCAGTCTTCAGAACCATGATTTGggcacctcctcaacaactccttataccttTCCCAAGCTTCATACAATTGCTCGAAGTCAGTCAGTCTAAAAGTGctgatctcaatcttcaactgtgcagactttgcaGGGGGAAAGTATTTTGCCAGAAATTTCGTCGCCAGCTCTTGCCAAGTAGTGATACTTCCAAAGGGAAGCGATTGAAGCCATTCTCATGCTTGATCCCTGAGAGAAAACGAAAACAAACGcagtctaataatatcatcaggcACATTATTAATCTTTACCGTATCCGTTATCTCCAAGAAGGTTCTCAGGTGAACGTGAGGATCAGAGGTGGCTGTCCCAGCAAACTGGTTTTGCTAAACCATATTGATTAGAGCAGGCTTCAGTTCAAAATTATTGGCGTTGATTGTCCCTCTTGCAATACCAGAGTAATGATTGTTGATCACTGGTCGGAAGTGATCTCTTATAGGAATCGCCTCTGGCTGGACGTGTCTGTCATTCTCTCTGTTCTCAGCCATTGATTGgatctcttctcttcttgcttttcttaatcttctcgcagttctttcgatctccggaTCAAAAATAAGCAAGTCAGAGTTTTGCGATCTTAGCATACACTGTCAAGCAAAAAAAATGAGAAActcaatcaatataaaataaaataaaaaaataaaagctctaaattaaaatctagactaattggtaacaatactgatataaattcaaattagacactccccggcaacggcgccaaaaacttgttgcgaattttcactaccgcaagtgtacggtgtcaagttttagtactggttagagtacagatatcgatcccacgaagagtgtgtataaaaaatgtatatcagttctcgtaattaaaatagtctcacctttatttagaaaaatcaaataaaatgttgggttgtttgaacgaattaattgaaaactatgaattaattaaatcaccgaattgagaaataataatgagagaaaatatctagagaaatgatttcacaaagtttccacgataaatattcacagttgaatttatattcctgaattccaattatttaatggccaagaacacttaggttatgttattccccctttcccaagtgacgaataactgTATCTatcaacttcgattcaattattcctaattagaATCCAAGTTTCAtagataaatgcaaacaatgttcttactaagcctcgctaaagttatacgccttccgaacgctataaacatttaacgatgtgttctaatgatctataatcctagtccctctcccgagttgtagaattaatcaaacaacaaacaatttatggccagtaaattgcagtgcaataaacacagagaaacaCAAGTAAACAtgaaatggaattcaatcttaTAAAAATAACCACGCCAAATGATCGTGTCCACtaagctacatcattctctagaatgggagattagttcatcacgaaatcgAAATAAAAACGACGCATATTTAAAGTTTTAGACATTGACATATGAGAAAATAGAAATGCAAAGacagataacaaatccgaagtgtcgtctctgtccccagattcgtCGCTCTTCGTCTTTGTAATCGATCTTCGCGTGTCTTGCCTCCGTCTCGCCTTCGCTCCGAGTCTTCTCCCTGTATTTTCGTCCAAAACGGTGTGTCACCTCAGATTGACCTACTCGCACCTTATATATTATTCTGAGACGCGGCGCGCGCGCGGTGGCGGTGGAAATGGCGCAGTGGCGCGTAGGCGTCTGGTCATTCGCTTGTATGGGTGCGCGCGGGTGCGCGAGAGTTGGCGCGATGGCGCGCGATGTTCTGCTCGGGTGACTCATCTTTGCGCGCGTGGCTGCGCGGGATGTGGCGCGATCGCGCGCGCACCACTGTCCGTTGGTGTGCTCTCGGTTGCGCGGTATGTCGTTTTCTTGGTCCACTTGACTTCGTGTCgctattttctccattccttaaaagacaatcaaaacaaaccaaaacgcataattctgttcgaaacaagcataattcaaaaaatggaatttaatataaaataagtgcaaatcttgcacttatcaacctctaagtaaatttttagtttttcgCTGTGTGATTTtataaaatcggtcagaggtgttacattatctataatgaaaagtaatatttcttacaaaaaaatatattttttcatgggtCGGGTCGGGATGAAAAtctatctcataaaattaacatgTGATATGATTTCATAGAAGTTTTTGTCCCTAGTATGTTATTTTTTGACCcattgtggtgaatttcaaatttatctcaatatGAAAATATCTCGAATCATCTTTCAAATACTATCTTAAATCCAAATCTTTCAATCCAAACACAATTTTAAAAAGATGTTTGATTAAGCTTATAATCTTCAAAACATCTTATAAGTTGTTTTGCAGCTTATAAGTTGTTCAAATTCTTTTGACATTAATTTGGTCAAACAACTTATAACCTGTCAAAATATATTTGCTTGGGTCAGGTTAGTtggagatctgtctcacaaaattgacatttGATATGGTCTCATAGAAGTTTTTTTCCCTGTTAGGTTATTTTTGACACATTGtggtaaatttcaaattcatctcaatatgaaaaatatttcaaattctttGTTCGAATACTCTCTAAAATTCTAATCTTTCAATCCAAACACAATCTTAAGACGATGTTTGGCCAAGCTTATAAGCTTCAAAACCGCTTATATATTGTTTTGGAGCTTATAAGCTGTTCAAATCCGTTTGGCATTAATTTGGTTATCttaccttttttaaaaaatcttagTTTAATATTTTACCTCTCTAAAATATCATCACGTATTTTCATAAATCTCGGCCATGCTATCCGCCATTagatattaaatattattttaaattttttccaaagaatatcaattttataaaataaaataaaaataatcttatttttttgaaaatttaggtTTATTCTAAAACTATTTtcttatatataattatttatattatctTCGTAGCATTATACATTTCACACCTCACATTTCAGTCTTGGGAAAAAGAGGTTTGACTTTTGTGCCTGAGTCGCATTATAGAATTAATTGACTGTTCAATTAAAACGACATTCCCTATTAAAACGAAAAAATCAGTCTCTCTTCTCATTTCCATGAACTTCTTAGGGTGTGAAGATGACTGGAAATTTTTCATATGATCTCTCATTAGTTTTGAAAGCTTTCGTAGCCTCTTTGTTTTCATtaatcatattcaatattttgaTCAGAAACAAATCAGCAAAAAGGAATCACTTAAATCTTCCTCCGGGAAGCTATGGCTGGCCAGTTCTTGGGGAATCACTGGAGTTTCTTGGCCGTAGCAGGGCCGGAACTCCCGGGAGGTTCGTGGAAGAAAGAAAGGAGAAGTACAAGTCTGAGGTGTTCAAGACTTCCCTTATGGGGGAATCTGTAGCTGTGATATGCGATGGCCCAAATGGGTACAAGTTTTTGTTCAGTAATGAGAATAAATTAGTCAGGATTTGGTGGCCCGCTTCGGTGAGGAGGCTACTCGGGAGGTGTCTGTCTACTACTTCTGGAGTTGAAGGAATGCAAATGAGGAAGATGGTATCTCAATTTTTTAGCCCACACGCCTTCACAAAGCTTTATATCAGAACTATGGATTTGGTTGCCCAACAGCACATAAACACTCGCTGGCAAGGTACAAGAGTCATCCATCATGATACTGATACTGTTGCTTTATGTATATATCGTCGGTGGTGATTGTGGATTTGTTTTTTTCCCACAAACATATCTATTTTCCACACTTTATGTGTGTCCTTTTTCATATCTaagtttatattttatatattgtatgaaTGATTTTTTTGGTGTCCGGCTTTAAATTTGACTGAAATAAATGTTCCTATGTaagcatttttttttaaatattattttttacttgcATAGTATTTCAAACAAGGCAAGTATTATGATTTGTCTTAGCATTCTGTATAATCAGTTTTGATTTATCAGCACTCATTTAACGTGGGTGCTATGTCGATTAGTGACAACAAGATGAGATCAAGGCCGAGAGGCTAAAATTATTTCACTGGTTTCCTGTCTCTTAATTTTGAACAAGACAATCGACCCTTTTCCAGATAAATATGGTAGAATGAATATCTTTTTCAATACTAAAGTTGGTTGCATCACCGCAAACTTTTACCTTTTTATACAAACTGACTATCAAACTCTTTATTTTTGAAGGTTCGCAAGAACTAAGCGATTACTCTACTCATGCCTCGTTATTTCACATTAGGTAAAGAGGAGGTGAAGGTGTTTCCAGCTACCAGATCATACACTTTTGAGGTGGCATGTAGATTGTTCATGAGCATTGAAGAGCCTGAACAGATAGCAAAATTATCTTCCCTCTTTAGTATTTTCATAAAAGGAGTCATCTCTATCTCTCTCAACTTTCCAGGAACAAGATTCTTTAAGGCAAATAGAGCAACCAATGCTATTAGGAGAGAACTACAGATGATAGTCAGGAGGAGGAGAGTGGAGTTGGAACAAAAAACCGTGTTACCTTCTCAAGATCTTCTCTCGCATTTGCTTGCAAACCCTGATGAAAATGGCGACTTTATGCCCGAATCAGTTATCATAAATAACACGCTTCTCCTACTCTTTGCCGGTCATGATACTTCAAGTTCTGCTATAATGATGCTTATTAAGTATCTTGCCGAGATTCCTGAAATACATGAACAAGTCTTGCAAGGTCAAGTACTCTGCATCATCATCCATATGTACACATGGCTTTGTTGTTTTTTTCAAGTTTActtattgatttgattatttTTGCAAGCAGAGCAAAAAGAAATTTCAGCATCGAAAGAAGGAGAGTTTCTGCAGTGGGAGGATATACAGAAGATGAAGTACTCCTGGAATGTAGCATCTGAAGTTTTACGATTATCGTCTCCCGTGGTAGGTGCTTTTAGAGAAGTTATGGAGGATTTGAAATATGGTGGCTATGACATACCCAAAGGATGGAAGGTATTCAGgaaaacataaattttgatatatgacaCTAGTGTTTGGTGCATAACGACGCCTCTTTTGTTGACAGTTCTATTGGAATGCACCGATGACACATATGGATCCTAGCTTGTTTCCAGAGAAAGAGAGATTAAATCCATCAAGATATGATGGTGGTGGTCCTATTCCTTATTCCTATGTTGCATTTGGCGGAGGACCTAGGATGTGTCTGGGGAAAGAGTTTGCTCGACTCGAGATATTGATATTTCTACataatttgataaaaaaatacagGTGGGATTTAGTGATTCCCGGTGAAAAGATCATATATGATCCGTTTCCCACCCCAGTCAATGGACTTCCGATTTCTCTTCATCATCGTAACGGTTAGAATATGTATTCAATAAGTCAACTTGTTCGTTGGACTTTGTTGTCTCTTATGTAAAAacgatttttattttaatgataatttacggttttatccaattatgataTTTACTTTATCAATATACTCATGCAAGCAACATAGATAAAACCCTTGAAAATACAATAAGTATCATGATATTTGTCTCTCAACGTAGATCATCAATTTGTTAGGAAGtatattgtatattttaaaGTAGTCCAAGTCGATTCAGTTatctaaaataaggataaagataGCTCGAGCTCTAGAATAACATATCTGATGTAAAAATCACGTTTCATTAGTAAGATCATAAAAATTTCTATTCATACATATGAGTGCTTATTTGATGAAGCACTGAATAACCTTCACTCGAACTTTTCAAGTTGTTATCATTTATGAGTGTAATATTCTGAAGTTAttgttgtacatcattagtctttTAACCCGAAACAACATGAAAGCTCTGCGTACTAGCATGCAATTTTAGTCGTTTAtcgactccattgagggtcatcagttAGTGAGGTTGAGTGTAGTTTCCAAATATGTAAGAGCCaatacattgtagtcggggCTTCATTGCTCATCTACGGGAAAATATATCCTATATGATctaatgagttaatagtgcaaaaaGACTCTAGCTGAAGTAAGACATGTGGATGCATATACGATGTCACAATTATTGTTCAAAGATGCGTCACATCATTAGCAAATTCATTTTTAACTCTCAATGTACCAATGATTACAAATTTGATTGtgatatgagttgaagggaacATACTGTATACTAACTATAACTTATTGGTTCGTGcatgcactatcagtgataacTAGGGGTCACGGGACGATACTACTAGACGCTATTACCATGATCGAAAGTTGCTTAAGTAGTTTTCATATTTGAAAGTTGTAG from the Primulina tabacum isolate GXHZ01 chromosome 16, ASM2559414v2, whole genome shotgun sequence genome contains:
- the LOC142529855 gene encoding beta-amyrin 28-monooxygenase-like, giving the protein MTGNFSYDLSLVLKAFVASLFSLIIFNILIRNKSAKRNHLNLPPGSYGWPVLGESLEFLGRSRAGTPGRFVEERKEKYKSEVFKTSLMGESVAVICDGPNGYKFLFSNENKLVRIWWPASVRRLLGRCLSTTSGVEGMQMRKMVSQFFSPHAFTKLYIRTMDLVAQQHINTRWQGKEEVKVFPATRSYTFEVACRLFMSIEEPEQIAKLSSLFSIFIKGVISISLNFPGTRFFKANRATNAIRRELQMIVRRRRVELEQKTVLPSQDLLSHLLANPDENGDFMPESVIINNTLLLLFAGHDTSSSAIMMLIKYLAEIPEIHEQVLQEQKEISASKEGEFLQWEDIQKMKYSWNVASEVLRLSSPVVGAFREVMEDLKYGGYDIPKGWKFYWNAPMTHMDPSLFPEKERLNPSRYDGGGPIPYSYVAFGGGPRMCLGKEFARLEILIFLHNLIKKYRWDLVIPGEKIIYDPFPTPVNGLPISLHHRNG